Proteins encoded in a region of the candidate division WOR-3 bacterium genome:
- the argF gene encoding ornithine carbamoyltransferase, whose translation MKRDLTSIFDLTRDEINKIFEITRDLKGKQKKGIEHKLLKDKTLAMIFEKPSLRTRVTFETGMTQLGGHAIYLAPADIQLGKRETVKDVAKNLSRWVDIIMARVFSHKTIRELAENADIPVINGLCDLEHPCQILCDLFTVIEKKGDLNKITLAFIGDGNNVCNSFVAASALLDFKLNVSTPEGYEPNREYMARAKKVEWTSNPAEAVKDADVIYTDVWASMGQESEAESRKKIFRPFQLNSELLKNAQKKDYLIMHCLPAHRGEEITDEVIDGPHSIVFDQAENRLHIQKGIMVFLCKMF comes from the coding sequence ATGAAAAGAGATCTCACATCAATCTTTGATTTAACCCGGGATGAGATTAACAAAATATTTGAAATAACCCGGGATTTGAAAGGAAAACAGAAAAAGGGAATTGAGCATAAATTATTAAAAGATAAAACTTTGGCAATGATATTTGAAAAACCATCTTTAAGAACCCGGGTTACCTTTGAGACCGGAATGACTCAACTCGGTGGACACGCTATATATCTTGCACCTGCGGATATACAATTAGGGAAGAGAGAAACGGTTAAAGATGTAGCAAAAAATCTTTCGCGTTGGGTGGACATAATAATGGCAAGGGTGTTCAGTCATAAAACGATAAGAGAACTCGCTGAAAATGCTGATATTCCGGTAATAAATGGTTTATGTGACCTTGAGCATCCCTGTCAGATTCTTTGTGACCTGTTTACAGTAATTGAGAAAAAGGGAGACTTGAATAAAATAACACTGGCATTCATTGGTGACGGCAATAATGTATGTAACTCATTCGTTGCTGCCTCGGCATTGCTTGATTTTAAACTTAATGTGTCAACACCCGAGGGTTATGAACCAAACAGAGAATACATGGCAAGGGCAAAAAAGGTTGAATGGACAAGTAATCCAGCAGAAGCTGTAAAGGACGCCGATGTCATTTATACTGATGTTTGGGCATCAATGGGACAAGAATCTGAAGCAGAAAGCAGAAAGAAAATTTTTAGACCGTTTCAATTAAATAGTGAACTTTTAAAAAATGCGCAGAAGAAAGATTATTTGATTATGCACTGCCTCCCTGCACATCGTGGCGAAGAAATTACGGATGAAGTAATTGATGGTCCTCATTCAATAGTATTCGACCAGGCTGAAAATCGTCTCCATATTCAAAAGGGGATAATGGTATTTCTATGCAAAATGTTCTGA